In one window of Ovis aries strain OAR_USU_Benz2616 breed Rambouillet chromosome 3, ARS-UI_Ramb_v3.0, whole genome shotgun sequence DNA:
- the LOC101120742 gene encoding taste receptor type 2 member 42-like, with translation MPSGIKNTFLVVTIGGFVIGMLRNGFIVLVNCIDLVKRQKLSSADCILTGLAISRISQLWAILCDSFLLVLWPHLYAIDKLTKVSIFWTLSNHLATWFATCLSVFYFFKVANFSHPCFTWLRWRIRSVVLVLLLGSLSLLLLNFELIHVFNSVWTNDYKIYARNSTWSPNVSETHDLHQLIVFNFINLIPFLLSLTSLLLLVLSLMRHIRNLQLNPSSKDLSTEAHKRVMKMVMSFLFLFVIHISSVLLTGWVFLKLQGRLAKLVVVLTATVFPSSHSFILILGNSKLRQNALGLLWYLNCHPKRVKSLPS, from the coding sequence ATGCCATCTggcattaaaaatacttttctagTAGTAACAATAGGAGGATTTGTGATTGGAATGTTGAGGAATGGGTTCATTGTACTAGTTAACTGCATTGACCTGGTGAAGAGACAAAAGCTCTCATCAGCTGACTGCATCCTCACAGGCCTGGCTATCTCCAGAATCAGTCAACTTTGGGCAATACTATGTGACTCATTTTTATTGGTACTATGGCCACACCTATATGCCATTGATAAACTAACAAAAGTTAGCATTTTTTGGACATTGTCCAATCACCTAGCTACCTGGTTTGCCACCTGTCTAAGTGTTTTCTACTTCTTTAAAGTAGCCAACTTCTCCCACCCCTGCTTCACTTGGCTGCGGTGGCGAATTCGTAGTGTGGTACTGGTGCTTCTCTTGGGGTCTTTGTCCTTACTGCTTTTGAACTTTGAATTAATACATGTGTTTAATAGTGTTTGGACTAATGACTACAAAATATACGCAAGAAATTCAACGTGGTCCCCAAATGTAAGTGAAACTCATGATCTTCACCAGTTGATTGTTTTTAACTTCATCAACTTAATCCCCTTTCTTCTGTCCCTGACCTCACTGCTCCTCTTAGTCCTCTCCTTGATGAGGCACATCAGGAATTTGCAGCTCAACCCCAGCTCAAAGGATCTCAGCACAGAGGCCCATAAAAGAGTCATGAAAATGGTGatgtctttcctcttcctcttcgtCATTCATATTTCTTCCGTCCTATTAACAGGTTGGGTTTTCCTTAAACTGCAGGGACGTCTGGCCAAATTGGTGGTTGTGTTAACTGCAACTGTTTTTCCTTCAAGCCACTCATTTATCCTAATTTTGGGAAATAGCAAGCTGAGACAAAATGCTCTTGGACTACTGTGGTATCTTAATTGCCACCCCAAAAGAGTGAAATCTTTACCTTCATAG